The following proteins come from a genomic window of Streptomyces liliiviolaceus:
- a CDS encoding DUF4287 domain-containing protein: protein MSQVFSAETHRNLLARIPHCTGREISDWLRTVDEGPALHRFEEKVSWLRAEHDLAYGHAKAIIHEYDLRRAARNFR from the coding sequence ATGTCCCAAGTCTTCTCCGCGGAGACCCATCGCAATCTGCTCGCCCGCATCCCCCACTGCACCGGTCGTGAGATCTCCGACTGGCTGCGCACCGTCGACGAAGGCCCCGCTCTCCACCGCTTCGAGGAGAAGGTCAGCTGGCTCCGTGCCGAGCACGACCTCGCGTACGGCCACGCGAAGGCGATCATCCACGAGTACGACCTGAGGAGGGCCGCGCGCAATTTCCGCTGA
- a CDS encoding Bax inhibitor-1/YccA family protein: MRSSNPVFSRRGFSRDNGYAGFNAAPQAGGPAVGTQGNPYAQGAPGASQSGNPYAQNPYAQNPYAQQDLQHGAPPQAPPAAGRMTMDDVVARTALTLGTVTVGAVLAWVLLPVTSTSFGLAIGSALIAMVFALVQAFKRKASPPLILAYAAFEGVFLGVISEMYNSRWSGAPFQAVLGTLAVSGATLLIYRAGWIRVTARYARIGMAIAIAFVLVMAVNLLLVVFGVADDGGLRSMGPLGAIVGILAIVLGAFFLTLDFKQIEDGIAYGAPRDESWLAAFGLTMSLVWIYLEMLRLVAIFSGND, from the coding sequence ATGAGGAGCAGCAACCCGGTCTTCTCGCGACGGGGGTTCAGCCGCGACAACGGCTACGCGGGCTTCAACGCGGCGCCGCAGGCCGGGGGCCCCGCTGTCGGTACGCAGGGGAACCCGTACGCACAGGGTGCCCCCGGCGCCTCGCAGAGCGGCAACCCGTACGCGCAGAATCCTTACGCTCAGAACCCGTACGCACAGCAGGACCTGCAGCACGGCGCACCGCCGCAGGCCCCGCCCGCCGCCGGCCGCATGACGATGGACGACGTCGTCGCACGGACGGCCCTGACCCTCGGTACCGTCACCGTCGGTGCCGTTCTCGCCTGGGTCCTCCTGCCGGTCACGTCGACCAGCTTCGGCCTGGCCATCGGCTCGGCGCTCATCGCGATGGTCTTCGCGCTGGTCCAGGCCTTCAAGCGCAAGGCCTCGCCCCCGCTGATCCTGGCGTACGCCGCGTTCGAGGGCGTTTTCCTCGGCGTGATCAGCGAGATGTACAACAGCCGCTGGTCCGGCGCGCCCTTCCAGGCCGTGCTCGGCACGCTGGCCGTGTCCGGCGCCACGCTGCTGATCTACCGGGCGGGCTGGATCCGCGTCACCGCGCGGTACGCGCGCATCGGTATGGCCATCGCGATCGCCTTCGTGCTGGTCATGGCGGTCAACCTGCTGCTGGTCGTCTTCGGTGTCGCCGACGACGGCGGGCTGCGCAGCATGGGCCCGCTGGGCGCGATCGTCGGCATCCTGGCGATCGTCCTGGGCGCGTTCTTCCTGACGCTCGACTTCAAGCAGATCGAGGACGGTATCGCCTACGGCGCGCCGCGTGACGAGTCCTGGCTCGCCGCGTTCGGTCTGACCATGAGCCTCGTCTGGATCTACCTGGAGATGCTGCGACTGGTCGCGATCTTCAGCGGCAACGATTAG
- a CDS encoding 4-hydroxybenzoate 3-monooxygenase yields MRTTVGIIGAGPAGLLLARLLHNAGIDSVVLESRDRGYVEQRQRAGILEQGTVDVLRAAGAGARMDREGLRHDGIELRFARRRHRIDFPALTGGRSVMVYAQTEVCKDLIALQLKEGGPLLFEAEALAVEGADTDGPRVRFRHEGREDVLECEYVVGCDGSWGVARKAIPEELTQVFERTYPFGWLGILADVPPSHDELVYARHDRGFALLSMRSPVVSRLYLQVPEGTDADSWSDGEIWDELERRFETDDDWRLARGPITAKSVTPMRSHVHEPMRHGRLFLAGDAAHIVPPTGAKGLNLAVGDVVTFARALAHRAETGSDALLDAYSQTCLRRVWQAERFSYEMTTLLHRPPGATPFEDRIQLARLDRLASARAAEQDLAEGYTGFALE; encoded by the coding sequence ATGCGTACCACCGTCGGGATCATCGGGGCCGGACCGGCCGGCCTGCTGCTGGCGAGGCTGCTGCACAACGCGGGGATCGACTCCGTGGTACTGGAGAGCCGCGACCGCGGGTACGTGGAGCAGCGCCAGCGCGCCGGAATCCTGGAGCAGGGGACCGTGGACGTGCTGCGGGCCGCCGGCGCCGGTGCCCGCATGGACCGCGAGGGCCTGCGCCACGACGGCATCGAGCTGCGGTTCGCGCGCAGGCGCCACCGGATCGACTTCCCCGCCCTCACCGGCGGGCGGTCCGTGATGGTCTACGCCCAGACAGAGGTGTGCAAGGACCTCATCGCGCTGCAGCTCAAGGAGGGCGGCCCGCTGCTCTTCGAGGCGGAGGCGCTGGCCGTGGAGGGGGCCGACACGGACGGTCCCCGGGTGCGCTTCCGGCACGAGGGGCGCGAGGACGTCCTGGAGTGCGAGTACGTCGTCGGGTGCGACGGCTCCTGGGGCGTGGCCCGCAAGGCGATCCCCGAGGAGCTCACCCAGGTCTTCGAGCGGACGTACCCCTTCGGGTGGCTGGGGATCCTCGCCGACGTGCCCCCCTCGCACGACGAGCTCGTCTACGCCCGGCACGACCGCGGTTTCGCTCTGCTGTCCATGCGCTCGCCCGTCGTCTCCCGGCTCTACCTCCAGGTGCCCGAGGGCACGGACGCCGACTCGTGGAGCGACGGGGAGATCTGGGACGAACTGGAGCGCCGCTTCGAGACGGACGACGACTGGCGGCTGGCGCGGGGACCCATCACGGCCAAGTCCGTCACCCCGATGCGCAGCCATGTCCACGAGCCGATGCGCCACGGGCGGCTCTTCCTGGCCGGGGACGCCGCCCACATCGTGCCGCCGACCGGCGCCAAGGGCCTGAACCTCGCGGTCGGTGACGTCGTGACGTTCGCGCGGGCACTGGCCCACCGCGCGGAGACCGGATCCGACGCGCTGCTCGACGCCTATTCGCAGACCTGCCTGCGGCGCGTGTGGCAGGCCGAGCGGTTCTCGTACGAGATGACGACGCTGCTGCACCGCCCGCCCGGGGCGACGCCCTTCGAGGACCGGATCCAGCTGGCCCGGCTGGACCGGCTCGCCTCCGCGCGGGCCGCCGAGCAGGACCTCGCCGAGGGGTACACGGGCTTCGCCCTGGAGTGA
- a CDS encoding ABC transporter ATP-binding protein — protein sequence MTTTPLAERSTAVAARATELSKVYGQGETQVVALDRVSVDFRQAEFTAIMGPSGSGKSTLMHCVAGLDNFSSGSVRIGETELGSLKDKQLTKLRRDKIGFIFQAFNLLPTLTALENITLPMDIAGRKPDKEWLHKVIEMVGLADRLSHRPSELSGGQQQRVAVARALASRPDIIFGDEPTGNLDSRSGAEVLGFLRNSVRELGQTVVMVTHDPVAAAYADRVIFLADGRVVDEVHAPTADAVLDRMKRFDAKGRTS from the coding sequence GTGACCACCACTCCCCTCGCCGAACGGTCCACCGCGGTGGCCGCCCGTGCCACGGAACTGTCGAAGGTCTACGGACAGGGGGAGACCCAGGTGGTCGCCCTGGACCGGGTCTCCGTCGACTTCCGGCAGGCCGAGTTCACCGCGATCATGGGTCCCTCCGGCTCCGGCAAGTCCACGCTGATGCACTGCGTGGCGGGGCTGGACAACTTCTCCTCCGGCTCGGTCCGCATCGGTGAGACCGAACTGGGCTCCCTCAAGGACAAGCAGCTGACGAAGCTGCGCCGGGACAAGATCGGCTTCATCTTCCAGGCGTTCAACCTGCTGCCGACCCTCACCGCGCTGGAGAACATCACGCTCCCCATGGACATCGCCGGCCGCAAGCCGGACAAGGAGTGGCTGCACAAGGTGATCGAGATGGTGGGTCTGGCCGACCGGCTCTCCCACCGCCCCTCGGAACTGTCCGGCGGGCAGCAGCAGCGTGTGGCCGTGGCGCGTGCGCTGGCGTCCCGCCCGGACATCATCTTCGGCGACGAGCCGACGGGGAACCTGGACTCGCGCTCGGGTGCGGAGGTGCTGGGCTTCCTGCGCAACTCCGTGCGGGAGCTGGGGCAGACGGTCGTGATGGTCACCCATGACCCGGTGGCGGCGGCGTACGCGGACCGGGTGATCTTCCTCGCCGACGGGCGGGTGGTGGACGAGGTGCACGCGCCCACGGCTGACGCGGTGCTGGACCGCATGAAGCGCTTCGACGCGAAGGGCCGCACCAGTTGA
- a CDS encoding ABC transporter permease yields MLRTALRNVLAHKARLLMTVLAVMLGVAFVSGTLVFTNTISDAYQKSSAKGFDQVDVAVEPDYPDDGRDDLGKDPELTQAMLDKAAKAPGAESAIGVVTGFTAIAGKDGKLIGGGFQSQGGNYWGDKDPRYPLKSGKAPSGKDEVAIDAETAKRAGYKVGDTVRLSVDGPVLTPTVTAIFTTDDGNVAAGGSLALFDTATAQQLFHKTGAYGEIDVKAAPGTSQAALQASLEKVLPQDLTSTTTGQKLADDQAEMIEAEMSGLKTGLLVFAGIALFVGTFIIANTFTMLVAQRTKELALLRAVGASRKQVTRSVLLEAFLVGTVAAVTGLLAGIGIGAGLRALMGTLDAAVPAGPLVISPGTVVTSFAVGILITMLAAWLPGRRAARIPPVAAMSSVHATATTKSLVLRNTLGALFAAAGVTVVLYATTMDGTDGQAPMGFGAALLIIGVFILTPLLSRPLIAGAAPVLRIFGVSGKLARQNSVRNPRRTAATASALMIGLTLITGMTVMAGSLQRGIDKMATSALKADYVVSMANFNDLSPDVEKKLAKTDGVTTISALRDAPARIDGDTEYVTGVKGSAIGELTDLKVDNGSFKVSRTQAVVDDDTAADHGWKAGSTFSVSYEDGKKQQLTVAGVYEGNEMIRGIMVDIATLAPNQANPGDAQVMLKTAGGTSDATKDKLEKALGNNPAVKVQDKQDVSNEIAQMFTLMLNMLYGLLAMAVLVAVLGVINTLAMSVFERSQEIGMLRAIGLDRKGIKRMVRLESLVISLFGGVLGVGLGVFFGWAAGELAGAKMPTYELVLPWDRMAVFLLLAAVVGVLAALWPARRAARLNMLSAIKAE; encoded by the coding sequence ATGCTCCGTACCGCCCTGCGCAACGTGCTAGCGCACAAGGCCAGGCTCCTGATGACCGTGCTCGCCGTAATGCTGGGCGTGGCGTTCGTCTCCGGCACCCTGGTCTTCACCAACACCATCTCGGACGCGTACCAGAAGAGTTCGGCGAAGGGCTTCGACCAGGTCGACGTGGCCGTCGAGCCGGACTACCCGGACGACGGCCGCGACGACCTCGGCAAGGACCCCGAGCTGACCCAGGCGATGCTGGACAAGGCCGCGAAGGCCCCCGGCGCCGAGTCCGCCATAGGCGTGGTCACCGGCTTCACCGCCATCGCCGGCAAGGACGGCAAGCTCATCGGCGGCGGCTTCCAGTCGCAGGGCGGCAACTACTGGGGCGACAAGGACCCCCGCTACCCCCTGAAGAGCGGCAAGGCCCCGTCCGGCAAGGACGAGGTGGCCATCGACGCCGAGACGGCGAAGCGCGCCGGCTACAAGGTCGGCGACACCGTACGGCTCTCGGTGGACGGCCCGGTCCTCACCCCCACCGTCACCGCGATCTTCACCACGGACGACGGCAACGTCGCCGCCGGCGGCAGCCTCGCCCTCTTCGACACGGCCACCGCGCAGCAGCTCTTCCACAAGACCGGCGCGTACGGCGAGATCGATGTGAAGGCGGCCCCGGGCACCAGCCAGGCCGCGCTCCAGGCAAGCCTCGAAAAGGTCCTGCCGCAGGACCTCACCTCCACCACGACCGGCCAGAAGCTCGCCGACGACCAGGCCGAGATGATCGAGGCCGAGATGAGCGGCCTCAAGACGGGCCTGCTGGTCTTCGCCGGCATCGCACTGTTCGTCGGCACGTTCATCATCGCCAACACCTTCACCATGCTGGTCGCCCAGCGCACCAAGGAGCTGGCGCTGCTGCGCGCGGTGGGCGCCTCCCGCAAGCAGGTCACCCGCTCGGTGCTGCTCGAAGCGTTCCTGGTCGGCACGGTCGCCGCCGTCACGGGCCTGCTCGCCGGTATCGGCATCGGCGCGGGCCTGCGCGCCCTGATGGGCACGCTGGACGCCGCGGTCCCGGCCGGGCCGCTGGTCATCAGTCCCGGCACGGTCGTCACGTCGTTCGCCGTCGGCATCCTGATCACGATGCTGGCCGCCTGGCTGCCGGGCCGCCGCGCCGCGAGGATCCCGCCGGTCGCGGCGATGAGCAGCGTGCACGCCACGGCGACCACCAAGTCGCTGGTGCTGCGCAACACCCTCGGTGCCCTGTTCGCGGCGGCGGGCGTCACCGTCGTCCTCTACGCCACGACGATGGACGGCACGGACGGCCAGGCCCCGATGGGCTTCGGCGCGGCGCTGCTGATCATCGGTGTCTTCATCCTCACGCCTCTCCTCTCCCGCCCGCTGATCGCGGGCGCGGCCCCGGTCCTGCGGATCTTCGGCGTCTCGGGCAAGCTGGCCCGCCAGAACTCCGTACGCAACCCGCGCCGCACCGCCGCCACCGCCTCGGCCCTGATGATCGGGCTGACCCTCATCACCGGTATGACGGTGATGGCGGGCAGCCTGCAGAGGGGCATCGACAAGATGGCGACGTCCGCGCTGAAGGCGGACTACGTGGTCTCGATGGCGAACTTCAACGACCTCTCCCCGGACGTCGAGAAGAAGCTCGCGAAGACCGACGGCGTCACCACCATCAGCGCCCTGCGCGACGCGCCCGCGCGCATCGACGGCGACACCGAGTACGTGACCGGTGTGAAGGGCTCCGCGATCGGCGAACTGACCGATCTGAAGGTGGACAACGGCTCCTTCAAGGTGAGCAGGACCCAGGCGGTGGTGGACGACGACACCGCCGCGGACCACGGCTGGAAGGCCGGTTCGACGTTCTCGGTCTCGTACGAGGACGGCAAGAAGCAGCAGTTGACGGTCGCCGGTGTCTACGAGGGCAACGAGATGATCCGGGGCATCATGGTCGACATCGCGACCCTCGCCCCGAACCAGGCGAACCCCGGCGACGCGCAGGTCATGCTGAAGACCGCCGGCGGCACGTCCGACGCGACCAAGGACAAGCTGGAGAAGGCGCTCGGCAACAACCCGGCCGTCAAGGTCCAGGACAAGCAGGACGTCTCGAACGAGATCGCGCAGATGTTCACGCTGATGCTGAACATGCTCTACGGCCTGCTCGCGATGGCCGTCCTCGTCGCCGTCCTCGGCGTGATCAACACCCTCGCCATGTCCGTCTTCGAGCGTTCGCAGGAGATCGGCATGCTCCGCGCGATCGGCCTCGACCGCAAGGGGATCAAGCGGATGGTCCGTCTGGAGTCCCTGGTCATCTCCCTCTTCGGCGGGGTGCTCGGGGTGGGCCTGGGCGTGTTCTTCGGCTGGGCCGCCGGTGAACTGGCGGGCGCCAAGATGCCGACGTACGAACTGGTGCTGCCCTGGGACCGGATGGCCGTCTTCCTGCTCCTGGCCGCGGTGGTCGGCGTCCTGGCCGCCCTCTGGCCGGCCCGGCGGGCCGCGCGCCTGAACATGCTGTCGGCGATCAAGGCCGAATAG
- a CDS encoding SAM-dependent methyltransferase translates to MQDAALRLKALMEQLLGAPLPVRIRAWDGSEAGPPGTPVLVVRNRRALRRLLWKPGELGLARAWVAGDLTVDGDLYAVLDAVAEMVWERGEDARTLAQSLRDPDVRSAVRGLIRMAGSPLPPAPPREEVRRRSQLSHLHTKRSDRQAISHHYDVGNDFYEIVLGPSMVYSCAYWESPDGTLEDAQRDKLGLIARKLELKPGMRLLDVGCGWGSMAIHAAREYGVSVVGVTLSQEQAAYARKRVAEEGLTDRVEIRVQDYRDVGDGPYDAISSIGMAEHVGSERYLEYARDLFALLKPGGRLLNHQIGRRPWRDEAAYEIDEFIDAYVFPDGELAPIGETVTQLEGAGFEVRDVESIREHYALTLRRWVANLEADWPRAVKLTSPGRARVWRLYMAASALAFERNRIGVNQVLAVRTPGSGESGMPLRARTWN, encoded by the coding sequence ATGCAGGACGCGGCGCTTCGGCTCAAGGCGCTGATGGAACAGCTGCTGGGAGCCCCGCTCCCGGTGCGGATTCGTGCCTGGGACGGTTCGGAAGCGGGACCGCCGGGCACGCCGGTGCTCGTCGTACGGAACCGGCGGGCGCTGCGCCGACTCCTGTGGAAGCCGGGGGAATTGGGCCTGGCGAGGGCCTGGGTCGCCGGTGACCTCACGGTGGACGGCGACCTGTACGCCGTACTGGACGCGGTGGCCGAGATGGTCTGGGAGCGCGGGGAGGACGCCAGGACCCTGGCCCAGTCCCTGCGGGACCCCGACGTACGGTCCGCCGTGCGCGGGCTCATCCGCATGGCGGGCTCGCCCCTGCCGCCCGCCCCGCCCCGCGAGGAGGTGCGCAGACGGTCCCAGCTCTCGCATCTGCACACCAAGCGCAGCGACCGGCAGGCCATCAGCCACCACTACGACGTCGGCAACGACTTCTACGAGATCGTCCTCGGCCCGTCCATGGTCTACTCGTGCGCCTACTGGGAGTCCCCGGACGGCACTCTGGAGGACGCCCAGCGCGACAAGCTCGGGCTGATCGCCCGCAAGCTGGAGCTGAAGCCGGGCATGCGACTGCTCGACGTCGGCTGCGGCTGGGGCTCGATGGCCATCCACGCGGCCCGTGAGTACGGCGTGAGCGTGGTCGGCGTGACGCTGTCCCAGGAGCAGGCCGCGTACGCCCGTAAGCGCGTCGCGGAGGAAGGGCTCACCGACCGGGTCGAGATCCGCGTCCAGGACTACCGTGACGTCGGCGACGGTCCGTACGACGCCATCTCCTCCATCGGGATGGCCGAACACGTCGGCAGCGAACGGTATCTGGAGTACGCGCGGGATCTGTTCGCCCTCCTCAAGCCGGGCGGACGGCTGCTGAACCACCAGATCGGGCGCCGGCCGTGGCGCGACGAAGCGGCGTACGAGATCGACGAGTTCATCGACGCGTACGTCTTCCCCGACGGGGAGCTCGCGCCGATCGGCGAGACCGTGACCCAGCTGGAGGGCGCCGGGTTCGAGGTACGTGACGTCGAATCGATCCGGGAGCACTACGCGCTCACCCTGCGCCGCTGGGTGGCCAACCTGGAGGCCGACTGGCCCCGGGCCGTCAAGCTCACCAGCCCCGGCCGGGCCCGCGTCTGGCGCCTCTACATGGCCGCCTCGGCGCTCGCCTTCGAACGCAACCGCATCGGCGTCAACCAGGTGCTGGCGGTGCGGACACCGGGCTCGGGGGAGTCGGGCATGCCCTTGCGGGCGCGTACCTGGAACTGA
- a CDS encoding NAD(P)/FAD-dependent oxidoreductase, which yields MSTTERPRILVVGGGYVGLYAARRILKKMRYGEATVTVVDPRSYMTYQPFLPEAAAGSISPRHVVVPLRRVLPKAEVLTGRVTTIDQNRKVATIAPLVGEAYELPFDYLVIAMGAVSRTFPIPGLAEQGIGMKGIEEAIGLRNHVLEQLDKADSTTDEDVRRKALTFVFVGGGFAGAETIGEVEDMARDAAKYYNNVSREDMRFILVDAADKILPEVGPKLGQYGKEHLEGRGVEVYLSTSMDSCVDGHVVLKNGLEVDSSTIVWTAGVKPNPVLSRFGLPLGPRGHVDTGTTLQVQGTDYIWSAGDNAQVPDLVGRKAGNENAWCPPNAQHALRQARVLGDNVISGMRGFPQKEYSHANKGAVAGLGLHKGVAFIVVGKMKIKLKGRLAWYMHRGYHGLAMPTWNRKIRVFADWTLAVFLKREVVSLGAMETPREEFYEAAKPAPAPAAVAKTEEKAKAS from the coding sequence ATGAGCACCACGGAGCGTCCCAGGATCCTCGTAGTAGGCGGTGGGTACGTAGGCCTGTACGCAGCTCGGCGCATCCTCAAGAAGATGCGCTACGGCGAGGCGACCGTCACGGTCGTCGACCCCCGGTCGTACATGACCTACCAGCCCTTCCTCCCCGAAGCAGCCGCAGGCAGCATCTCGCCTCGGCACGTCGTCGTCCCGCTGCGACGCGTGCTGCCCAAGGCGGAAGTGCTCACCGGCCGGGTCACGACCATCGACCAGAACCGCAAGGTCGCCACGATCGCCCCCCTCGTGGGCGAGGCGTACGAGCTGCCCTTCGACTACCTCGTCATCGCGATGGGCGCGGTCTCCCGCACCTTCCCGATCCCCGGCCTCGCCGAGCAGGGCATCGGCATGAAGGGCATCGAGGAGGCCATCGGCCTGCGCAACCACGTCCTTGAGCAGCTCGACAAGGCCGACTCCACGACCGACGAGGATGTCCGCCGCAAGGCGCTGACCTTCGTCTTCGTCGGCGGTGGCTTCGCGGGCGCGGAGACCATCGGCGAGGTCGAGGACATGGCCCGGGACGCGGCCAAGTACTACAACAACGTCTCGCGCGAGGACATGCGCTTCATCCTCGTCGACGCCGCGGACAAGATCCTTCCCGAGGTCGGCCCCAAGCTCGGCCAGTACGGCAAGGAGCACCTCGAAGGACGTGGGGTCGAGGTCTACCTCTCCACCTCCATGGACTCCTGCGTCGACGGCCACGTGGTCCTGAAGAACGGCCTTGAGGTCGACTCCAGCACGATCGTGTGGACGGCCGGCGTCAAGCCCAACCCGGTGCTCTCCCGCTTCGGCCTGCCGCTCGGCCCCCGTGGTCACGTGGACACCGGGACCACCCTCCAGGTGCAGGGCACGGACTACATCTGGTCCGCCGGCGACAACGCCCAGGTGCCGGACCTCGTCGGCCGCAAGGCCGGCAACGAGAACGCCTGGTGCCCGCCGAACGCGCAGCACGCGCTGCGGCAGGCGCGGGTCCTCGGCGACAACGTGATCTCCGGTATGCGGGGCTTCCCGCAGAAGGAGTACAGCCACGCCAACAAGGGTGCGGTCGCCGGGCTCGGGCTGCACAAGGGCGTCGCGTTCATCGTCGTGGGCAAGATGAAGATCAAGCTCAAGGGGCGGCTGGCCTGGTACATGCACCGTGGGTACCACGGGCTGGCCATGCCGACCTGGAACCGGAAGATCCGGGTCTTCGCGGACTGGACGCTGGCCGTGTTCCTCAAGCGTGAGGTCGTCTCCCTCGGTGCGATGGAGACTCCTCGCGAGGAGTTCTACGAGGCTGCGAAGCCGGCGCCGGCGCCTGCCGCTGTCGCGAAGACCGAGGAGAAGGCGAAGGCCTCCTGA
- a CDS encoding Ppx/GppA phosphatase family protein, whose protein sequence is MKTRVAAVDCGTNSIRLLVADADPDTGELVDLDRRMTIVRLGQGVDRTGRLAPEALERTFAACREYAEVIKEHGAERLRFVATSASRDAENRDDFVRGVLDILGVEPEVISGAQEAEFSFTGATKELTGRDDLAKPYLVVDIGGGSTEFVVGDDHVRGARSVDIGCVRMTERHLVRDGEVTDPPAEEQVRAIRADIEAALDLAEESVPLREARTLVGLAGSVTTVAAIALGLAEYDSEAIHHSRVSVDRVREITERLLAATHAERAEIPSMHPGRVDVIGAGALVLLAIMERTGAREVVVSEHDILDGIAWSLA, encoded by the coding sequence ATCAAGACTCGCGTCGCCGCCGTCGACTGCGGCACCAACTCCATCCGCCTCCTCGTCGCGGACGCGGACCCCGACACCGGCGAACTCGTCGACCTCGACCGCCGCATGACGATCGTCCGTCTCGGACAGGGCGTCGACCGCACCGGCCGCCTCGCTCCCGAGGCCCTGGAGCGCACCTTCGCGGCCTGCCGCGAGTACGCCGAGGTCATCAAGGAGCACGGCGCCGAGCGCCTGCGCTTCGTGGCGACCTCCGCCTCCCGCGACGCCGAGAACCGCGACGACTTCGTGCGCGGTGTCCTCGACATCCTGGGCGTTGAGCCGGAGGTCATCTCCGGCGCCCAGGAGGCCGAGTTCTCGTTCACGGGCGCCACGAAGGAACTGACGGGCCGTGACGACCTCGCCAAGCCCTACCTCGTCGTCGACATCGGCGGCGGCTCCACCGAGTTCGTCGTCGGCGACGACCACGTGCGGGGCGCGCGCTCGGTGGACATCGGCTGCGTACGCATGACGGAACGGCACCTGGTCCGGGACGGCGAGGTCACCGACCCGCCGGCCGAGGAGCAGGTCCGGGCGATCCGCGCCGACATCGAGGCCGCCCTCGACCTCGCCGAGGAGTCCGTGCCCCTGCGCGAGGCCCGCACGCTGGTCGGGCTCGCCGGGTCCGTCACCACCGTCGCGGCGATCGCCCTGGGGCTCGCGGAGTACGACTCCGAGGCCATCCACCACTCCCGCGTCTCCGTGGACCGGGTCCGGGAGATCACCGAGCGGCTGCTCGCCGCCACGCACGCCGAGCGCGCGGAGATCCCCTCGATGCATCCGGGCCGCGTCGACGTCATCGGCGCCGGCGCCCTCGTACTCCTCGCGATCATGGAGCGGACCGGTGCGCGGGAGGTCGTCGTGAGCGAGCACGACATCCTCGACGGCATCGCGTGGTCCCTGGCCTGA
- a CDS encoding DUF501 domain-containing protein, translated as METPPPPTSRTEPTDADVEAFKQQLGRPPRGLRAIAHRCPCGQPDVVETAPRLPDGTPFPTTYYLTCPRAASAIGTLEANGVMKEMTDRLATDPELAKAYRAAHEDYIARRDSIDVLEGFPSAGGMPDRVKCLHVLVAHSLAAGPGVNPLGDEAIAMLPEWWRKGACVVPTAG; from the coding sequence ATGGAAACGCCCCCGCCGCCCACTTCGCGCACCGAGCCCACCGACGCCGACGTCGAGGCATTCAAGCAGCAGCTCGGGCGGCCGCCGCGCGGGCTGCGCGCGATCGCGCACCGCTGCCCGTGCGGGCAGCCGGACGTCGTCGAGACGGCGCCCCGGCTTCCCGACGGGACGCCGTTCCCGACGACGTACTACCTGACGTGCCCGCGTGCGGCCTCCGCCATCGGCACGCTGGAGGCGAACGGCGTCATGAAGGAGATGACGGACCGTCTCGCCACGGATCCCGAGCTGGCCAAGGCGTACCGGGCCGCGCACGAGGACTACATCGCGCGCCGTGACTCCATCGACGTGCTCGAAGGATTTCCCAGCGCGGGCGGGATGCCGGACCGGGTGAAGTGCCTGCACGTGCTGGTCGCGCACTCGCTGGCCGCCGGGCCGGGGGTGAACCCCCTGGGGGACGAGGCGATCGCGATGCTGCCGGAGTGGTGGCGCAAGGGGGCGTGCGTCGTGCCGACGGCGGGGTGA
- a CDS encoding FtsB family cell division protein, with protein sequence MAVKDRDRFSTATRLRALGEQTAARVYRSQTKRQARRSRLTGRAALLALVLCSLVVALAYPIRQYVSQRAEVADLQREREQARERVEELRDLKARWQDDAYAEQRIRERLHYVMPGETGFIVIDPDAAKKTRTDRTAADRAWYANVWDGVDKADASDQ encoded by the coding sequence ATGGCTGTGAAGGACCGTGACCGGTTCTCCACCGCGACCAGGCTGCGGGCGCTCGGTGAGCAGACCGCCGCCCGTGTCTACCGCTCCCAGACCAAACGCCAGGCGCGCCGCTCCCGGCTGACCGGCCGTGCGGCGCTGCTCGCCCTCGTGCTCTGCTCGCTCGTCGTGGCCCTCGCCTACCCCATAAGGCAGTACGTCTCCCAGCGCGCCGAGGTCGCCGATCTGCAGCGCGAGCGCGAGCAGGCCCGCGAGCGCGTCGAGGAACTGCGGGACCTGAAGGCGCGCTGGCAGGACGACGCGTACGCCGAGCAGCGCATCCGGGAACGGCTGCACTACGTGATGCCGGGCGAGACCGGCTTCATCGTGATCGACCCCGACGCGGCGAAGAAGACGCGTACGGACCGGACGGCCGCCGACCGGGCCTGGTACGCCAACGTCTGGGACGGCGTCGACAAGGCCGACGCCTCCGACCAGTGA